One window of the Acinonyx jubatus isolate Ajub_Pintada_27869175 chromosome A2, VMU_Ajub_asm_v1.0, whole genome shotgun sequence genome contains the following:
- the CDC34 gene encoding ubiquitin-conjugating enzyme E2 R1 isoform X1, giving the protein MARPLVPSSQKALLLELKGLQEEPVEGFRVTLVDEGDLYNWEVAIFGPPNTYYEGGYFKARLKFPIDYPYSPPAFRFLTKMWHPNIYETGDVCISILHPPVDDPQSGELPSERWNPTQNVRTILLSVISLLNEPNTFSPANVDASVMYRKWKESKGKDREYTDIIRAPRRQSGDLWARVSRRKQVLGTKVDAERDGVKVPTTLAEYCVKTKAPAPDEGSDLFYDDYYEDGEPEAEADSCFGDDEDDSGNEES; this is encoded by the exons atggcCCGGCCGCTGGTGCCCAGCTCGCAGAAGGCTCTGCTGCTCGAGCTCAAGGGGCTGCAGGAGGAGCCGGTGGAGGGCTTCCGGGTGACCCTGGTGGACGAGGGCGACCTGTACAACTGGGAGGTGGCCATCTTCGGGCCCCCCAACACCTACTACGAGGGCGGCTACTTCAAG gcacGCCTCAAGTTCCCTATCGACTACCCCTACTCCCCGCCAGCCTTCCGGTTCCTGACCAAGATGTGGCATCCCAACATCTACGAG ACGGGGGATGTGTGCATCTCCATTCTCCACCCCCCAGTCGATGACCCCCAGAGTGGGGAGCTGCCCTCAGAGCGCTGGAACCCTACACAGAACGTCAG GACCATCCTGCTGAGCGTCATCTCCCTCCTCAACGAACCTAACACCTTCTCGCCAGCGAACGTGGATGCCTCTGTGATGTACAGGAAGTGGAAAGAGAGCAAAGGCAAGGACCGGGAGTACACAGACATCATCAG GGCCCCGAGGAGACAGAGCGGTGACCTGTGGGCCCGTGTCTCCCGCAGGAAGCAGGTCCTGGGGACCAAGGTGGACGCAGAGCGGGACGGCGTGAAGGTGCCCACCACGCTGGCTGAGTACTGTGTGAAGACCAAGGCGCCAGCGCCCGACGAGGGCTCAGACCTCTTCTACGACGACTACTACGAGGACGGCGAGCCCGAGGCTGAGGCCGACAGCTGCTTCGGGGACGACGAGGACGACTCCGGCAACGAGGAGTCCTGA
- the CDC34 gene encoding ubiquitin-conjugating enzyme E2 R1 isoform X2, with protein sequence MARPLVPSSQKALLLELKGLQEEPVEGFRVTLVDEGDLYNWEVAIFGPPNTYYEGGYFKARLKFPIDYPYSPPAFRFLTKMWHPNIYETGDVCISILHPPVDDPQSGELPSERWNPTQNVRTILLSVISLLNEPNTFSPANVDASVMYRKWKESKGKDREYTDIIRKQVLGTKVDAERDGVKVPTTLAEYCVKTKAPAPDEGSDLFYDDYYEDGEPEAEADSCFGDDEDDSGNEES encoded by the exons atggcCCGGCCGCTGGTGCCCAGCTCGCAGAAGGCTCTGCTGCTCGAGCTCAAGGGGCTGCAGGAGGAGCCGGTGGAGGGCTTCCGGGTGACCCTGGTGGACGAGGGCGACCTGTACAACTGGGAGGTGGCCATCTTCGGGCCCCCCAACACCTACTACGAGGGCGGCTACTTCAAG gcacGCCTCAAGTTCCCTATCGACTACCCCTACTCCCCGCCAGCCTTCCGGTTCCTGACCAAGATGTGGCATCCCAACATCTACGAG ACGGGGGATGTGTGCATCTCCATTCTCCACCCCCCAGTCGATGACCCCCAGAGTGGGGAGCTGCCCTCAGAGCGCTGGAACCCTACACAGAACGTCAG GACCATCCTGCTGAGCGTCATCTCCCTCCTCAACGAACCTAACACCTTCTCGCCAGCGAACGTGGATGCCTCTGTGATGTACAGGAAGTGGAAAGAGAGCAAAGGCAAGGACCGGGAGTACACAGACATCATCAG GAAGCAGGTCCTGGGGACCAAGGTGGACGCAGAGCGGGACGGCGTGAAGGTGCCCACCACGCTGGCTGAGTACTGTGTGAAGACCAAGGCGCCAGCGCCCGACGAGGGCTCAGACCTCTTCTACGACGACTACTACGAGGACGGCGAGCCCGAGGCTGAGGCCGACAGCTGCTTCGGGGACGACGAGGACGACTCCGGCAACGAGGAGTCCTGA
- the TPGS1 gene encoding tubulin polyglutamylase complex subunit 1 — protein sequence MAAVEKRRPAVAPAASFPDSGRPAVSRTAAATESEEDFLRQVGVTEMLRAALLKVLEARPEEPIAFLAHYFENMGLRSPANGGAGEPPGQLLLQQQRLGRALWHLRLAHHSQRTAFNNNVGVAYECLSASGRKKKPGLDGRTYSELLKRICRDGEAPEEVVAPLLHKIQCRDHEAVPLDVFRAGMLTCFVLLEFVARAGALYQLLEDPTLAVADRRVGQAVLDTLEGALQASDGAAVPACFLEAGSRLGPDSLALAMDRALVARRPSSPMTREEFLEKAAALFIAKVKPVG from the exons ATGGCGGCAGTGGAGAAGCGGCGGCCGGCCGTGGCTCCGGCGGCCAGTTTCCCCGACAGCGGCCGGCCGGCGGTGTCCCGGACAGCGGCAGCGACCGAGAGTGAGGAGGACTTCCTGCGGCAGGTCGGCGTGACGGAGATGCTGCGCGCGGCTCTGCTGAAGGTGCTGGAGGCGCGGCCCGAGGAGCCGATCGCCTTCCTGGCGCACTACTTCGAGAACATGGGCCTGCGCTCGCCTGCAAACGGCGGCGCCGGGGAGCCCCCGGGCCAGCTCCTGCTGCAGCAGCAGCGCCTGGGCCGCGCGCTGTGGCACCTTCGCCTGGCTCACCACTCCCAGAG GACGGCCTTCAACAACAACGTCGGCGTGGCCTACGAGTGCCTGAGTGCCAGTGGGCGCAAGAAGAAGCCGGGGCTGGACGGGCGCACCTACAGCGAGCTGCTCAAGCGCATCTGCCGGGACGGGGAAGCCCCCGAGGAGGTCGTCGCACCGCTGCTGCACAAGATCCAGTGCCGGGACCATGAGGCCGTGCCGCTGGACGTCTTCCGCGCCGGGATGCTCACCTGCTTCGTGCTACTGGAGTTCGTGGCGCGGGCCGGCGCCCTCTACCAGCTGCTGGAGGACCCCACGCTGGCTGTGGCCGACCGCCGCGTGGGCCAGGCCGTGCTGGACACCCTGGAGGGGGCCCTGCAGGCCAGCGACGGAGCTGCTGTGCCTGCCTGCTTCCTGGAGGCTGGCTCGCGCCTGGGCCCCGACAGCCTGGCGCTGGCCATGGACCGCGCCCTGGTGGCTCGGCGGCCCAGCTCCCCCATGACCCGGGAGGAGTTCCTGGAGAAGGCTGCCGCCCTCTTCATAGCCAAGGTCAAGCCGGTGGGCTGA
- the MADCAM1 gene encoding mucosal addressin cell adhesion molecule 1 isoform X2, producing the protein MDQSLCLLLPFFLGLLHRGLGGPLEVEPPDPVVAVSLGGSRQLTCRLACAGNRAPSVQWRGLDTSLGAVRSDAGRSVLTVHNASLSAAGPRVCVGSCGDLTFQRTVQLLVFAFPAQLTVSPVALVAKQDREVACTAHNVTPVSPEALSLSLLLGDRELEGVQALGRDVEEEPQQVLHRLTSQEPPVTTSPKATPELSSTHSPRSPGPPPGNSSTRPCRPEIHQSPAPGGLELLCEAACGPGMSASWTQAPGGLEAYERQEAGALARLSVLWARCNPEGWFQCRLDPGGQMASLYLVPEICPPTTSAALWPGSLVLGLLFLAFLTHRLWRRCRPAG; encoded by the exons GTGGGCCCCTGGAGGTGGAGCCCCCAGACCCGGTGGTGGCGGTGTCCTTGGGCGGGTCGCGGCAGCTCACCTGCCGGCTGGCCTGCGCCGGCAACCGGGCGCCCTCGGTGCAGTGGCGCGGCCTGGACACCAGCCTGGGCGCCGTGCGGTCGGACGCAGGCCGCAGCGTCCTCACCGTGCACAACGCCTCCCTGTCGGCGGCGGGCCCGCGCGTGTGCGTGGGCTCCTGCGGGGACCTGACCTTCCAGCGGACCGTGCAGCTCCTGGTGTTCG CGTTCCCAGCCCAGCTGACTGTCTCCCCAGTAGCCCTGGTGGCTAAGCAGGACCGAGAGGTAGCCTGCACAGCGCACAATGTCACGCCCGTCAGTCCCGAGGCCCTCTCCTTGTCCCTGCTCCTGGGGGACCGAGAACTGGAGGGGGTGCAGGCCCTGGGCCGGGATGTGGAGGAGGAGCCCCAGCAAG TCCTGCATAGGCTGacctcccaggagccccctgtAACGACCTCCCCCAAGGCCACCCCAGAGCTGAGCTCCACCCACAGCCCCAGGAGTCCTGGGCCCCCGCCTGGGAACAGCTCCACCAGGCCCTGTCGCCCTGAGATCCACCAGTCACCAGCACCAGGGGGTCTGGAGCTACTGTGTGAGGCAGCCTGTGGCCCCGGTATGTCAGCGAGCTGGACCCAGGCCCCCGGGGGTCTTGAAGCCTACgagaggcaggaggctggggcccTGGCTCGGCTGAGCGTGCTGTGGGCCAGGTGCAACCCTGAAGGCTGGTTTCAGTGTCGCCTGGACCCAGGGGGACAGATGGCCAGCCTCTACCTGGTCCCTGAAATCT GTCCCCCAACAACATCCGCAGCCCTGTGGCCAGGCAGCTTGGTGCTGGGGCTGCTCTTCCTGGCGTTCCTCACCCATCGCCTGTGGAGACGCTGCAGGCCTGCTGGCTGA
- the MADCAM1 gene encoding mucosal addressin cell adhesion molecule 1 isoform X1 codes for MDQSLCLLLPFFLGLLHRGLGGPLEVEPPDPVVAVSLGGSRQLTCRLACAGNRAPSVQWRGLDTSLGAVRSDAGRSVLTVHNASLSAAGPRVCVGSCGDLTFQRTVQLLVFAFPAQLTVSPVALVAKQDREVACTAHNVTPVSPEALSLSLLLGDRELEGVQALGRDVEEEPQQGEDLLFRVTERWLLPPLGTPTPPTLHCQATMKLPGLELSHHQPIPVLHRLTSQEPPVTTSPKATPELSSTHSPRSPGPPPGNSSTRPCRPEIHQSPAPGGLELLCEAACGPGMSASWTQAPGGLEAYERQEAGALARLSVLWARCNPEGWFQCRLDPGGQMASLYLVPEICPPTTSAALWPGSLVLGLLFLAFLTHRLWRRCRPAG; via the exons GTGGGCCCCTGGAGGTGGAGCCCCCAGACCCGGTGGTGGCGGTGTCCTTGGGCGGGTCGCGGCAGCTCACCTGCCGGCTGGCCTGCGCCGGCAACCGGGCGCCCTCGGTGCAGTGGCGCGGCCTGGACACCAGCCTGGGCGCCGTGCGGTCGGACGCAGGCCGCAGCGTCCTCACCGTGCACAACGCCTCCCTGTCGGCGGCGGGCCCGCGCGTGTGCGTGGGCTCCTGCGGGGACCTGACCTTCCAGCGGACCGTGCAGCTCCTGGTGTTCG CGTTCCCAGCCCAGCTGACTGTCTCCCCAGTAGCCCTGGTGGCTAAGCAGGACCGAGAGGTAGCCTGCACAGCGCACAATGTCACGCCCGTCAGTCCCGAGGCCCTCTCCTTGTCCCTGCTCCTGGGGGACCGAGAACTGGAGGGGGTGCAGGCCCTGGGCCGGGATGTGGAGGAGGAGCCCCAGCAAGGTGAGGACCTGCTGTTCCGAGTGACAGAGCGCTGGCTGTTGCCCCCCCTggggacccccaccccacctaccCTCCACTGCCAGGCAACCATGAAGCTGCCTGGCTTGGAGCTGAGCCACCACCAGCCCATCCCAG TCCTGCATAGGCTGacctcccaggagccccctgtAACGACCTCCCCCAAGGCCACCCCAGAGCTGAGCTCCACCCACAGCCCCAGGAGTCCTGGGCCCCCGCCTGGGAACAGCTCCACCAGGCCCTGTCGCCCTGAGATCCACCAGTCACCAGCACCAGGGGGTCTGGAGCTACTGTGTGAGGCAGCCTGTGGCCCCGGTATGTCAGCGAGCTGGACCCAGGCCCCCGGGGGTCTTGAAGCCTACgagaggcaggaggctggggcccTGGCTCGGCTGAGCGTGCTGTGGGCCAGGTGCAACCCTGAAGGCTGGTTTCAGTGTCGCCTGGACCCAGGGGGACAGATGGCCAGCCTCTACCTGGTCCCTGAAATCT GTCCCCCAACAACATCCGCAGCCCTGTGGCCAGGCAGCTTGGTGCTGGGGCTGCTCTTCCTGGCGTTCCTCACCCATCGCCTGTGGAGACGCTGCAGGCCTGCTGGCTGA